The sequence below is a genomic window from Anaerocolumna chitinilytica.
ACGCAATTCTTCTACACTTACATACATTGATTTGCAGCAAGCTTCGATTGTTTCTGTGAATTTTAAAATCTCAGGACGTATTTTCTTGACATTGAACATATCGATATATAAAAGTACATCTTCTACTGCATCCGTAACATCATCAATCTGCTGTGCAACGCTGATAATATCTTCTCTTTCAATAGGAGGAAGAAATTCCTTAACAAGATGTTCAATCATATCATGCTTTGCAATATCGGCAGAATGCTCAATATTATGCATTTCTCTGATTTTCTCATCCAGATTGGATACTTGAAAATTAGAGAGTGTTTTCTTTAACAGTTCTGTTGCATTTAATGAAAATTTAGATAAACCAAGAAGTGCTTCAAAATAATCGTATGATTTTTTACCAGCCATATTATTTCCTTTCTAATTAGAAGATTCTCATAAATATATATGCCATTAAGTAACCTACTACACCACAGCCCGGGAATGTTAAAACCCATGCTAAAATCATTTCCTTTACTACTCCCCAGTTTACGGAAGAAATTCTCTTGGATGCTCCAACACCCATAATCGCCGTTGTCTTAGTGTGGGTAGTACTTACAGGAATACTAGTAAGGGAGGAGATTAAAAGACTTATTGCTGCTGCTAAGTCGGCGGCAAAGCCCTG
It includes:
- a CDS encoding DUF47 domain-containing protein; the protein is MAGKKSYDYFEALLGLSKFSLNATELLKKTLSNFQVSNLDEKIREMHNIEHSADIAKHDMIEHLVKEFLPPIEREDIISVAQQIDDVTDAVEDVLLYIDMFNVKKIRPEILKFTETIEACCKSMYVSVEELRNFRRSKKLHAEVVEVNRLEEEGDTLYINGVKNMYKTSTDPVELMVWTEIYRKLEKCCDACEDVANEIESIVMKNS